The proteins below come from a single Aspergillus oryzae RIB40 DNA, chromosome 5 genomic window:
- a CDS encoding uncharacterized protein (predicted protein), with protein sequence MHNIATGRSSHLVLHVVTRISHGKVPGEVPENGGIGNEDFNAGEKVSKYGYEILDLWKLREGISLESAISKGFLKGAPQKYCWVPVALLESCPLDKQDHIISSVPEERPVEKKKQHDPEEPKLPMHSSPSASTCGGVCSSPPIVSVGD encoded by the exons ATGCACAATATCGCGACTGGT CGTTCGTCGCATCTGGTTCTACACGTCGTCACCCGTATCTCTCATGGTAAAGTCCCTGGTGAAGTCCCAGAGAACGGCGGTATTGGTAATGAGGACTTCAATGCGGGGGAAAAGGTCTCGAAATACGGCTATGAGATACTTGATCTGTGGAAGTTGAGGGAGGGAATCAGCCTGGAATCAGCCATCTCAAAGGGGTTTTTGAAGGGTGCGCCCCAAAAATATTGTTGGGTTCCAGTGGCTCTCCTAGAGAGCTGTCCACTGGACAAACAAGATCATATCATCTCAAGTGTACCCGAAGAACGCCCtgttgaaaagaaaaagcaacatgatccagaagaacccAAG CTTCCCATGCATAGTTCTCCAAGCGCGTCCACATGTGGGGGCGTCTGTTCTAG TCCGCCGATTGTGTCCGTAGGGGACTAA
- a CDS encoding sodium:solute symporter family protein (urea transporter), whose product MTVATLGVAGIDLIPQGTAYGLLIGLGVLFCGVILVAIKVQKAYLSEDSATSEMFMVANRSVGTGLTASAVFSSWMWINETVLSAAMCYRYGLAVPLWWGSGLCFQIALMAALGVMAKIRVPYAHTSLEIIKMRYGWIGHLVFIVLNLTNNVFGCASMILTGSQLIYGVSGMHFVAATILIPLGVVLYTAVGGLKATFLTDFLHTTVALILIIYFTLSVLTHPAVGGLGGLYDKVVATASENYISGNFEGSLLTMKSKDAIIWGLVLKFGNLALVVMDTAFWQKSFASEVNSTVPAYNLAAVAVFGIPWGLGTVIGLSARALHNTPIFPTYPGPLTSAEVNAGMVMPYLVKALIGDSGIVAFFILLFMALTSTVSSSMIAVSSILSFDLYKTYFNPKASDKRLLHVSHISVVFHAVFITGISIALNYGGANMTWIGYFRPILSCPGIIPLALTLFWSGQTRLAAIVSPVLGFFTGLAIWLASAKSLYGAVNMTTTGEGLPALYGAIGSFFSPALYSVIISLYKPYKFDWREFLRIELADEAQLHASDPSITTTSQENQSSEKAIEQSTSPTPESLPSETASTNDPERIGADEKAMTVSATPAITSPTQLSLDDIRHPFSDETLKELYRWSRIAWAIFVVLVLITFILWPMPLYRNYIFTKSFFSGWVTVAIIWQFFAFLAVVVYPLYDGRFEIEKGVKGIWKTANDYLAKRRS is encoded by the exons ATGACTGTAGCGACATTAGGTGTTGCGGGGATAGACTTGATCCCGCAAGGCACAGCCTATGGCCTGCTTATAGGGCTGGGTGTGCTTTTTTGCGGGGTGATTCTGGTCGCGATCAAAGTCCAGAAGGCCTATCTTTCCGAAGACTCGGCCACTTCGGAGATGTTCATGGTAGCGAATAGATCAGTAGGGACAGGATTAACAGCGTCAGCGGTGTTTTCCTCATGGATGTGGATCAACGAAACGGTGTTGTCCGCGGCCATGTGCTATCGCTACGGTCTGGCAGTTCCTCTG TGGTGGGGATCTGGGCTTTGTTTCCAGATTGCATTGATGGCCGCATTGGGTGTCATGGCGAAGATCCGAGTGCCCTACGCCCATACATCGCTTGAAATTATCAAGATGCGATATGGCTGGATCGGGCACCTCGTCTTTATCGTGCTGAATCTCACCAACAATGTTTTCGGATGTGCATCCATGATTCTGACAGGCTCGCAACTGATTTATGGAGTGTCCGGCATGCATTTCGTCGCAGCTACTATTCTTATCCCGCTTGGAG TGGTTCTGTACACCGCAGTCGGAGGTCTCAAGGCGACATTTCTTACGGATTTCCTTCACACGACTGTTGCTTTGATCCTCATCATCTATTTTACCTTGTCGGTTCTGACCCATCCCGCAGTGGGTGGACTTGGGGGTCTCTATGACAAGGTGGTGGCCACAGCGAGCGAGAACTATATCTCCGGGAACTTTGAAGGATCACTCCTTACGATGAAGTCAAAAGATGCCATTATCTGGGGACTGGTGTTGAAATTCGGCAACCTGGCTCTTGTTGTCATG GATACAGCATTCTGGCAAAAGTCCTTTGCCAGCGAGGTTAATTCAACTGTGCCAGCCTACAACCTAGCGGCGGTAGCTGTGTTCGGCATCCCATGGGGTCTGGGAACAGTTATTGGACTGTCCGCACGCGCTTTGCATAACACGCCTATTTTCCCTACCTACCCAGGCCCGCTTACCAGTGCCGAGGTAAATGCCGGTATGGTCATGCCATATCTAGTCAAGGCTCTGATAGGCGACTCAGGCATTGtcgccttcttcatcctgcTATTCATGGCTTTGACAAGTACAgtttcttcctcgatgatTGCGGTCAGCAGTATCCTCTCATTTGATCTCTACAAAACATACTTCAATCCAAAGGCGTCAGACAAAAGGCTGCTTCATGTAAGTCACATTTCGGTCGTTTTCCACGCCGTCTTCATCACCGGCATCTCGATTGCTCTGAACTACGGCGGTGCAAATATGACCTGGATTGGCTATTTCCGGCCTATCCTCTCCTGCCCGGGAATTATTCCTCTGGCTCTCACACTCTTCTGGTCTGGCCAAACCCGCTTAGCAGCAATTGTTTCGCCCGTTCTGGGCTTCTTTACCGGTCTTGCTATCTGGCTTGCCAGCGCAAAGTCATTGTACGGTGCTGTCAACATGACCACCACTGGCGAGGGCTTACCGGCCTTGTACGGTGCCATTGgatcctttttttccccaGCCCTCTACTCCGTTATCATTTCCCTCTACAAGCCCTACAAGTTCGACTGGCGCGAGTTCCTCCGCATCGAGCTCGCAGACGAGGCACAACTCCATGCCTCCGACCCATCCATCACAACAACCTCTCAAGAAAACCAGTCGAGCGAAAAAGCCATCGAACAATCAACCAGCCCTACCCCCGAATCTCTCCCATCCGAAACAGCTTCCACCAACGACCCAGAGCGAATCGGCGCAGATGAAAAGGCTATGACCGTTTCAGCAACACCAGCTATAACCTCACCAACACAGCTAAGTCTAGACGATATCCGTCACCCTTTCAGTGACGAGACGCTGAAAGAGCTATATCGCTGGTCGCGGATCGCGTGGGCCATCTTCGTGGTCCTTGTTCTTATCACGTTTATCCTCTGGCCTATGCCGCTTTACCGGAACTATATCTTCACaaagtctttcttctccggGTGGGTTACTGTTGCTATTATTTGGCagttctttgctttcttggcGGTTGTTGTGTATCCGCTTTATGATGGGCGGTTTGAGATCGAGAAGGGTGTGAAGGGGATTTGGAAAACGGCGAATGATTATCTTgcgaagagaagatcttga
- a CDS encoding uncharacterized protein (predicted protein), whose product MANDTKAIVDSLHEAAKDAVNTVYSDCTEVIERLREHESDTNWDAQLGEINTLKRETGDLWENKKQFGLDQIDKLSGDVADTATELYQAMLGLLQRFIVTAVKWLQQAQDNKTFSIS is encoded by the exons ATGGCAAATGACACTAAAGCAATCGTTGATAGCTTGCACGAAGCAGCTAAAGATGCGGTGAACACAGTCTATTCCGATTGTACCGAGGTTATAGAACGATTGCGGGAGCACGAATCTGACACCAACTGGGACGCTCAACTTGGTGAGATCAATACCCTAAAACGCGAAACGGGGGATCTgtgggaaaataaaaagcaatTCGGTCTAGATCAGATCGATAAGCTATCGGGAGATGTCGCTGATACAGCGACCGAGTTGTATCAGGCGATGCTTGGTCTGCTTCAGCGCTTTATAGTGACTGCTGTCAAGTGGTTGCAGCAGGCTCAAGACAAT AAAACGTTCTCGATTTCGTAG
- a CDS encoding uncharacterized protein (predicted protein): MLYRWLYVPRGCAALYVPVRHQHLIRTTLPTSWGFIADPTSSTADKPNILTPVGSQRSAFEELFQFVATSDDAAYLTVPDAVRFRTDVCGGHDAIFKYLEELAIQGGDIVAAALGTDVLQEPDLRAGDKSKLRRCGMSTVRLPIPVGGQEDGKLSSPYPPVAAEDVSKVVHFLQVTLNDEFGTFVPVFQHGDWLWTRLCAQVYLEPKDFEWLGGVLRGLVERVRKGEYLA, encoded by the coding sequence CTCTATGTCCCCCGTGGTTGTGCAGCTCTCTACGTTCCTGTGCGCCATCAACATCTGATCCGGACGACGCTTCCAACATCCTGGGGCTTTATTGCGGATCCCACGTCATCCACGGCGGACAAGCCGAATATTCTGACGCCGGTTGGGAGCCAACGGTCTGCCTTTGAAGAGCTCTTCCAATTTGTGGCTACGAGCGATGATGCGGCTTATCTGACTGTCCCTGATGCCGTCCGCTTCCGAACTGACGTGTGCGGCGGACATGACGCTATCTTCAAATACCTTGAGGAGCTTGCCATCCAAGGCGGTGACATTGTCGCAGCTGCACTCGGCACGGACGTCCTGCAGGAGCCCGATCTTCGGGCCGGGGATAAGAGCAAGCTCCGTCGGTGCGGAATGTCCACAGTCCGATTACCGATTCCTGTTGGTGGACAGGAGGATGGAAAGTTGTCGTCACCTTATCCTCCGGTGGCTGCTGAGGATGTCAGCAAGGTGGTGCATTTCCTGCAGGTAACTTTGAACGATGAGTTTGGAACCTTCGTTCCAGTTTTCCAACATGGTGATTGGTTATGGACGCGTCTGTGTGCTCAAGTATATCTGGAGCCAAAGGACTTTGAGTGGTTAGGAGGAGTGTTGAGGGGTTTGGTTGAGAGGGTCAGGAAGGGAGAATACCTCGCATAA
- a CDS encoding uncharacterized protein (predicted protein) — MQPAQQLPPQRDPRPLTWDGRRVDYVGQCTNAYLKEYQMANHHPSAPVFCADCIKFNGRIKRNSCIDLNYCLGYDKAQGALIRQWEYGATPISGGQVPTCTCISGYTCHNVVSRPTSLDNVGTSETFLPNAA; from the exons ATGCAGCCTGCACAGCAATTACCACCTCAACGCGATCCCAGGCCGCTGACTTGGGACGGCAGGCGTGTCGATTACGTGGGACAATGCACCAACGCATATCTGAAAGAGTACCAGATGGCAAATCACCATCCATCAGCACCAGTGTTCTGCGCGGACTGCATTAAATTCAACGGTAGAATTAAGAGAAACTCGTGTATAGATCTCAACTATTGCCTCGGGTACGATAAGGCACAAGGCGCCTTAATCCGCCAATGGGA ATATGGCGCGACGCCGATCTCAGGAGGCCAAGTCCCCACTTGCACCTGCATCTCGGGATACACTTGCCATAACGTTGTTTCTCGACCCACTTCCCTAGACAATGTCGGCACAAGTGAAACATTTTTGCCAAACGCTGCCTAG
- a CDS encoding LLM class flavin-dependent oxidoreductase (coenzyme F420-dependent N5,N10-methylene tetrahydromethanopterin reductase and related flavin-dependent oxidoreductases) → MTNSDNNKKQIILNAFVMNTPGHLAPGLWKHPRNKTDQYKKLSFWTELAQLLDNAGFHAMFIADTLGPYDVYKGPANVVPTLASGAQFPVNDPLYLVPAMAAVTKNLIFGVTASVTYEKPYALARRLSTVDHLSEGRLAWNIVTSYLDSAARNHGLREQIPHDERYAIAHEYMEVLYKLWEGSFRDDAVVDDREQGVYIASDAVRQIHHKGKYFEVPGPHFCEPSPQRTPFLFQAGVSEAGNGFGGKHGEAIFVGGQTPEGVRVTVDNIRKVAAEEGRDANHIKIIVGINAIVAATDEEAKAKREEYLRYADEEGALALFGGWTGVDLSGYTDDEDFRFSESPRVQSIVRRWSATVPGTENLPWTKRRIVEYLSVGGLGAKVVGSPTTVADELERWVEVAGVDGFNLAHITNPGTFEDIIEYLLPELRRRGRFRSVVGKEGATAREVFIGSRRLPEDHPGSKYGWHAGEKLPKYQLEEENREEA, encoded by the coding sequence ATGACAAACAGCGACAATAATAAGAAGCAGATCATATTGAATGCGTTCGTGATGAACACCCCGGGCCATCTGGCGCCGGGGCTGTGGAAACACCCGAGAAACAAGACCGACCAGTACAAGAAACTGTCCTTTTGGACCGAACTAGCACAGTTGCTGGACAATGCCGGATTTCATGCCATGTTTATCGCCGATACTCTGGGCCCATACGACGTATACAAGGGCCCTGCCAATGTGGTTCCTACATTGGCATCAGGAGCGCAGTTTCCGGTCAATGACCCATTATACTTGGTCCCTGCCATGGCGGCAGTAACAAAAAACCTCATCTTCGGCGTGACTGCGAGTGTAACATACGAAAAGCCATATGCACTCGCTCGTCGACTATCCACAGTAGACCACCTCAGTGAAGGGCGTCTCGCCTGGAATATTGTCACCTCTTATCTCGACAGTGCAGCTCGCAACCACGGCCTCAGAGAGCAGATTCCTCATGACGAACGGTATGCGATCGCGCACGAGTATATGGAAGTTCTCTACAAGCTTTGGGAAGGCAGCTTTCGAGACGACGCCGTCGTAGATGATCGAGAACAAGGGGTATACATCGCCAGCGATGCTGTGCGACAGATACACCATAAAGGGAAGTACTTCGAGGTGCCTGGACCCCATTTCTGCGAACCATCACCACAACGCactccatttctctttcaaGCCGGTGTCTCTGAAGCTGGAAACGGATTCGGAGGGAAGCACGGGGAAGCGATCTTCGTCGGTGGTCAGACACCCGAAGGCGTTCGGGTGACTGTGGACAATATCCGCAAAGTGGCAGCAGAGGAAGGACGCGATGCCAACCACATCAAGATTATTGTTGGGATTAACGCCATTGTCGCCGCgacagatgaggaggcgAAAGCCAAGCGGGAGGAGTATCTCAGGTATGCGGACGAAGAAGGGGCATTGGCCCTATTCGGTGGGTGGACAGGAGTTGATCTCTCAGGCTACACCGACGACGAGGACTTCAGATTCAGCGAATCACCACGCGTGCAGTCTATTGTAAGGCGATGGTCTGCTACCGTGCCCGGCACGGAGAATCTTCCTTGGACTAAGAGGCGAATTGTGGAGTACTTAAGTGTTGGTGGACTTGGAGCGAAAGTCGTCGGGAGCCCCACAACAGTCGCTGACGAGCTGGAACGATGGGTAGAGGTGGCAGGAGTAGATGGCTTTAACCTGGCTCATATTACCAATCCGGGGACGTTTGAGGACATTATAGAATACCTACTCCCTGAGTTGCGACGAAGAGGACGTTTCCGAAGCGTGgtaggaaaggaaggagcGACAGCTAGAGAAGTTTTCATCGGATCCCGAAGGCTTCCAGAAGATCATCCTGGAAGCAAGTATGGGTGGCATGCGGGTGAGAAACTACCCAAGTATcagctggaagaagagaatagaGAAGAGGCATGA
- a CDS encoding uncharacterized protein (predicted protein), producing MLSPVRLLPLIGSLLSLVSGLPTTNPSSVVLPPSADPFYSAPNGYESTRPGAILRLRPVPGNLTALVGNASAAYNIVYRTTDSQYRPSWAVTTVFVPSNPRPGNTSVLSYQIAYDSHSIDASPSYAMYSSPPIDVTLALSQGWYVNVPDYEGPLASFTAGVQSGHATLDSIRSILNSNTTAFNIKTSSSRTALWGYSGGALASEWATELQVQYAPELSLAGAALGGLTPNITNVMNTVTGNLNAGLIPEAVLGLASQYPATYKYLVDQLNPEGKYNRTTFLLSQNMTIAQAEAFFAGQNIYNYFINGSDTFKAPVVQYALNRDGYMGYHGVPQIPIYAYKAIHDEVSPVGDTDALLERYCGVGVNILYERNSIGGHSAEGTNGHARALQFVSSVLDGSYASVYQTQGCTFRDVAVNITDSAL from the coding sequence ATGCTCTCCCCTGTCCGTCTACTCCCTCTTATTGGGAGTCTTCTATCTTTAGTCTCCGGGTTGCCTACCACCAACCCATCGTCTGTAGTTCTCCCTCCCAGTGCAGATCCCTTCTACAGCGCCCCAAATGGCTACGAGAGCACCCGTCCCGGCGCCATCCTGCGCCTACGACCCGTTCCAGGCAATCTGACAGCGCTGGTCGGTAATGCTTCAGCAGCATACAATATCGTCTACCGCACCACGGACAGCCAATATCGCCCTTCGTGGGCCGTGACTACTGTCTTCGTTCCCTCCAACCCTCGTCCCGGCAACACTTCCGTACTCTCATATCAAATCGCATATGACTCGCACAGCATCGATGCCAGCCCCAGCTATGCCATGTACAGCTCGCCTCCGATCGATGTCACCCTCGCGCTGAGCCAGGGCTGGTACGTCAATGTCCCGGACTACGAAGGCCCTCTCGCCTCCTTCACGGCGGGTGTCCAATCGGGCCACGCCACACTAGACTCCATCCGCAGTATCCTCAACTCCAACACCACCGCCTTCAACATTAAAACTTCATCCTCCCGCACAGCTCTATGGGGATACTCCGGCGGCGCCCTCGCCAGCGAATGGGCCACCGAATTACAGGTGCAATACGCACCCGAACTCTCTCTCGCCGGAGCTGCACTCGGCGGTCTCACACCCAACATCACGAATGTAATGAACACCGTCACTGGGAACCTCAACGCAGGACTCATCCCAGAAGCAGTCCTCGGTCTAGCCAGTCAATACCCAGCTACCTACAAATACCTAGTAGATCAATTAAACCCGGAGGGAAAGTATAACCGCACGACCTTCCTCCTATCACAAAACATGACAATCGCCCAGGCGGAGGCTTTCTTCGCAGGACAGAACATATATAATTACTTCATCAACGGCAGTGATACCTTTAAGGCTCCTGTGGTGCAGTATGCGCTGAATCGGGACGGGTATATGGGATACCATGGCGTGCCGCAGATCCCTATCTATGCGTACAAGGCGATCCATGATGAGGTCAGTCCTGTCGGCGATACGGATGCGCTGTTGGAAAGGTACTGCGGTGTCGGCGTGAATATCTTGTATGAGCGGAATTCTATCGGCGGACATTCTGCGGAGGGCACAAATGGCCATGCTAGGGCGCTGCAGTTCGTTTCCTCTGTCTTGGATGGGTCGTATGCTAGTGTGTATCAGACCCAGGGGTGCACGTTCAGGGATGTTGCGGTGAATATCACTGATTCGGCGCTGTGA
- a CDS encoding cytochrome P450 (cytochrome P450 CYP4/CYP19/CYP26 subfamilies), protein MIMNSSHYPVALLAGAPARTTVNRYIFTTDGDHWAQSRAMIRPNFVKDQVAHLDIFEELMADLLALIPTDGTTVDLQDLFFCYTIDSATEFLFGHSVQSLKKRLSGVKLDDNDFASSFNYAQDAIAKNTRLGPLRHFFRDTKAEHCNQVCHELVEQFVEKALKYRANYDEEKAATDDDKKQRYLFLQGLAQQTGDPKRIRDELMNVLLAGRDTTASLLSNMFFMLAKNPHIWNKLREEVASLEGRAPTYEQLRNLTYLKYCMNESLRLHPVVPSNARFAINDTVLPVGGGPDGNAPVFVPKGSIVAYSVYSMHRREDFYGPDANEYRPERWADLRPSWEYLPFNGGPRICVGQQYALTEAGYVTVRLAQQFSVLESRDPGPWEENLTLTLCSRNGTKVALRH, encoded by the exons ATGATCATGAATTCTTCCCACTACCCAGTAGCCCTGCTTGCAGGCGCT CCCGCGCGAACAACTGTCAACCGGTACATTTTCACGACGGATGGTGACCACTGGGCGCAGTCGCGCGCCATGATCCGTCCGAACTTCGTCAAGGACCAGGTTGCGCATTTGGACATCTTCGAGGAGCTCATGGCCGATTTACTGGCCTTGATCCCGACCGACGGCACCACGGTTGACCTGCAGGACCTGTTCTTCTGTTACACAATTGATTCGGCTACGGAATTCCTGTTCGGACACAGCGTCCAGTCCCTCAAGAAACGCCTTTCGGGTGTGAAACTGGACGACAACGACTTCGCCAGTTCGTTCAATTATGCGCAGGACGCGATTGCAAAAAATACACGTTTGGGCCCGCTGAGACACTTTTTCCGAGATACTAAGGCGGAACACTGCAATCAGGTGTGCCACGAGTTGGTCGAACAGTTTGTCGAGAAGGCGTTGAAATACCGTGCCAATTAcgacgaggagaaggccgcGACAGATGACGACAAGAAACAGAGGTACCTGTTTCTGCAAGGGTTGGCGCAACAAACCGGTGATCCTAAGCGGATTCGGGATGAGCTGATGAATGTGCTTCTCGCTGGTCGGGATACTACGGCATCGCTGTTGAGCAACATGTTTTTCATGCTGGCGAAGAACCCCCACATCTGGAACAAGCTGCGCGAGGAGGTCGCCTCGTTGGAAGGTCGCGCCCCGACTTATGAGCAGTTGCGCAATCTCACCTATCTCAAGTACTGCATGAACGAAT CCCTGCGTCTCCACCCCGTCGTCCCCTCCAACGCCCGCTTCGCCATCAACGATACTGTCCTTCCCGTCGGCGGCGGCCCGGATGGCAACGCACCTGTTTTCGTCCCCAAGGGCTCCATTGTTGCTTACAGCGTTTACTCGATGCACCGTCGCGAAGACTTCTACGGTCCTGATGCAAACGAGTACCGCCCCGAGCGCTGGGCCGATCTGCGACCGTCATGGGAGTACCTGCCCTTCAACGGCGGGCCCCGTATCTGCGTCGGCCAACAGTATGCACTTACCGAGGCCGGCTACGTCACCGTGCGTCTTGCACAACAATTCTCCGTTCTTGAAAGTCGGGATCCAGGTCCGTGGGAGGAGAACTTGACCTTGACATTGTGCTCGAGAAATGGAACAAAGGTCGCCTTGAGACATTAG